One Belonocnema kinseyi isolate 2016_QV_RU_SX_M_011 chromosome 6, B_treatae_v1, whole genome shotgun sequence genomic region harbors:
- the LOC117175413 gene encoding golgin subfamily A member 7, which yields MVYLYVFEGAESEYVDDSVRGVTVSKANSVRGSTVIGQGKIDRQAFEYTIKQLNNYFAEAERASCSTYCESCLACLTGYLIYICTETHYEKCLRKVAKFVSEQNDRVYRPRGLLLTDPTTRGLRLIEISILDRPAS from the exons ATGGTCTATCTTTATGTTTTCGAGggtgctgaatccgaatatg TTGATGACAGTGTCCGAGGTGTGACAGTGTCCAAAGCTaacagtgtccgaggttcgactgtaattggtcagggaaaa ATAGACAGACAAGCCTTCGAGTACACGATCAAGCAATTAAACAACTACTTTGCTGAAGCAGAACGAGCCAGTTGTTCAACCTACTGCGAAAGTTGTCTTGCATGCCTCACGGGCTACCTCATCTACATATGCACTGAAACGCACTACGAGAAGTGTCTTCGAAAAGTGGCAAAATTCGTGAGTGAACAAAATGACCGAGTTTACAGGCCACGCGGTTTGCTTTTAACAGATCCCACAACACGTGGCCTTAGATTAATAGAGATTTCAATCTTAGACAGGCCCGCGTCGTGA